Proteins co-encoded in one Pocillopora verrucosa isolate sample1 chromosome 1, ASM3666991v2, whole genome shotgun sequence genomic window:
- the LOC136276878 gene encoding LOW QUALITY PROTEIN: putative nuclease HARBI1 (The sequence of the model RefSeq protein was modified relative to this genomic sequence to represent the inferred CDS: substituted 1 base at 1 genomic stop codon): MADLLLGGLGLMPAPRRKERTFRLPDDFSLSNFTDEELRSRYRFGRESIEFLSELLRDDLERDTSRNHALSTTVQVLVALRFFASGSFLQVIGDTLGLSXSSVSRIIGQVSLALAQKQRNFIKWPSTEEEILQNKRGFFTKGGFPGVIGCVDGTHIKIQVPHENENDFVNRKGFHSINVQAICNHKGR, translated from the coding sequence atggccgaCTTATTACTTGGCGGATTAGGCTTAATGCCGGCcccaagaaggaaagaaaggacATTTAGGCTACCAGACGACTTTTCCCTGTCCAATTTTACTGATGAAGAATTGAGAAGTCGATATCGTTTTGGCCGAGAGTCCATAGAATTTTTATCTGAGCTCCTTCGCGATGATCTTGAAAGAGATACATCTCGAAACCATGCTTTGTCGACAACTGTGCAAGTCCTTGTAGCGTTGCGCTTTTTCGCCTCCGGAAGCTTTCTTCAAGTTATTGGAGATACTCTGGGCCTGTCATAGTCATCCGTGTCCCGTATAATCGGTCAAGTTTCGCTTGCCCTTgcacagaaacaaagaaacttcaTCAAGTGGCCATCGACCGAAGAGGAGATACTTCAAAACAAACGCGGTTTTTTTACCAAGGGGGGATTTCCTGGGGTGATTGGCTGTGTTGACGGCACTCACATCAAGATTCAGGTACCACATGAAAACGAAAACGATTTTGTCAATCGTAAAGGGTTCCATTCCATAAATGTGCAAGCAATTTGCAATCACAAAGGTAGGTAA
- the LOC131775577 gene encoding putative nuclease HARBI1, whose amino-acid sequence MFTNIVARWPGSTHDSFIFRDSRIGQQLNIQHQSLEDNLLLGDSGYPCKPYLMTPYLNPVTDKQQEFNSAHKRTRVAIEQAFGWWKRRFHLLHSEIRMKPEKVSIIIGACAVLHNIAILRKEPLDGYAEADDQPNLVCFRGPEDGKVIRDHICNTFF is encoded by the coding sequence ATGTTTACCAACATTGTAGCACGATGGCCAGGCAGCACCCATGACAGCTTCATATTTAGGGATTCAAGAATTGGCCAACAACTTAATATCCAACACCAGTCCCTGGAAGATAATTTACTGTTGGGTGACAGTGGTTACCCTTGCAAGCCGTACCTGATGACCCCTTACCTGAATCCAGTCACTGACAAGCAGCAAGAGTTCAACAGTGCCCACAAAAGAACAAGAGTGGCAATAGAACAAGCCTTTGGCTGGTGGAAGCGAAGGTTCCATCTGCTTCATTCTGAGATCAGAATGAAGCCAGAAAAAGTGTCCATCATTATCGGAGCATGTGCAGTTTTACATAACATTGCAATTCTGAGAAAGGAACCTTTGGATGGCTATGCTGAGGCTGATGATCAACCTAATCTTGTTTGCTTTCGGGGTCCAGAGGATGGCAAGGTCATCCGAGACCACATCTGCAACACCTTtttctga
- the LOC131798107 gene encoding uncharacterized protein → MAERESAHGSGNQTKDRKRKHNFSVYEIEVITDNVKKNLDLIQSKLTNAVTNKKIQMLWEEITQAVNAVGTAKRTVTEVKDKWKNLHSIAKKEFAEFKRETKITGGGRAPKSPSVASKEIIEVLEDTPAFSGLIGFETGEDAHLPAESAKTVFEEDCLSLNEDMHSSPAKADEQRKPSKRISNGDVLKMQYECLCTQKEMLNLKKQKLKMQIHLLEQQVNANQTFATALNANFVVPNTDSF, encoded by the exons ATGGCGGAAAGGGAGAGTGCACATGGAAGTGGAAACCAAacgaaagacagaaaaagaaagcataatttttcagtttatgagATTGAAGTCATCACCGATAATGtcaaaaaaaatctcgatttaaTCCAATCCAAATTAACGAATGCTGTGACCAACAAAAAGATACAAATGCTATGGGAAGAAATAACCCAAGCGGTAAATGCGGTCGGAACAGCCAAGCGAACAGTCACGGAGGTAAAAGACAAGTGGAAAAATCTCCATAGCATCGCCAAGAAAGAATTTGCAGAATTCAAGAGGGAGACCAAGATAACTGGAGGTGGTCGGGCTCCAAAGTCGCCGAGTGTTGCCAGCAAAGAGATTATTGAGGTGCTTGAGGACACGCCGGCGTTCAGCGGTTTGATTGGCTTTGAGACAG gaGAAGATGCTCATTTACCAGCAGAGTCTGCGAAGACTGTGTTTGAAGAAGACTGTCTGAGCCTTAATGAAGACATGCATTCTTCACCAGCCAAGGCTGATGAACAGAGGAAGCCTTCAAAAAGGATAAGTAATGGCGATGTTTTAAAAATGCAGTACGAATGCCTGTGTACTCAGAAGGAAATGTtgaatcttaaaaaacaaaaattgaaaatgcaaattcatcTTCTGGAGCAACAGGTCAATGCAAACCAAACCTTCGCAACTgcattaaatgcaaattttgtagTTCCCAACACCGATTCATTTTAA